A window from Roseburia sp. 499 encodes these proteins:
- a CDS encoding sensor domain-containing diguanylate cyclase has product MNLTCREKTLELNDVLERIEQSVEIMSVYATDNFESIERLLSDSAYEEQYIQNLSELGLTIANETDGAVAVWGRLSPECTTSKSGFFWVKDMETGRFEDCELTDLSKYEKDDIEHVGWYYIPMEAGKAVWTQPYYNKNIEVYMISYAIPVYKDNEFLGVVGMDIDFNYITEKVDSIEVYETGEAYLTNENFEIVHSKNHEKGTLVKELGESLEAGKNEDVINTDTVYSYTFAGIQKKAAFQTLKNGMCLAVTAPVSEINKTQRKIMGQIVFTEFWAVIIFVCIAWAIARTIVNPLKELDIAAKEIASGNLDVSPTCKSKDEVGTLAESLRETANQLKIRIDYINNLAYVDPLTGIMNNTAYLQEVSLINIDVQKRIGDFTVFVVDVNGLKAINDNYGHDYGNKLIMAATKILTGVFGYENVYRIGGDEFAAIMKNISSEVCGELKQEFESPGGE; this is encoded by the coding sequence ATGAACCTGACGTGCCGGGAAAAGACACTGGAGCTTAACGATGTTTTGGAGAGAATAGAGCAGTCGGTTGAAATTATGTCTGTATATGCTACTGATAACTTCGAGAGTATAGAAAGGCTTTTAAGCGATTCAGCATATGAGGAACAATATATACAAAATCTTTCTGAACTTGGCTTGACAATAGCAAATGAGACGGACGGTGCCGTTGCGGTCTGGGGCAGACTGAGTCCAGAATGTACTACATCAAAGTCTGGATTTTTCTGGGTAAAAGACATGGAAACAGGACGGTTTGAAGATTGTGAACTTACAGATTTGTCCAAATATGAAAAAGACGATATAGAACATGTCGGATGGTATTATATTCCGATGGAGGCAGGAAAAGCCGTATGGACGCAGCCCTATTATAACAAAAATATTGAGGTTTATATGATTTCCTATGCCATTCCTGTCTACAAGGATAATGAATTTCTTGGAGTAGTGGGAATGGACATCGATTTTAATTATATAACAGAAAAGGTGGACAGTATTGAGGTATATGAGACAGGAGAAGCATATCTGACAAACGAGAATTTTGAAATTGTTCATAGTAAAAACCATGAGAAAGGTACTTTGGTAAAAGAACTCGGTGAAAGTCTGGAAGCAGGAAAAAACGAGGATGTTATAAATACGGATACGGTTTATTCCTATACATTTGCTGGAATCCAAAAGAAGGCGGCATTTCAAACACTGAAGAACGGTATGTGTCTTGCGGTTACGGCACCTGTTTCGGAAATTAATAAAACCCAGAGAAAGATTATGGGGCAGATTGTGTTTACAGAGTTTTGGGCAGTGATAATATTTGTGTGTATTGCGTGGGCAATTGCCAGAACGATTGTGAATCCATTAAAAGAATTGGATATTGCTGCAAAGGAAATAGCAAGTGGAAATCTGGATGTTTCGCCTACCTGTAAGTCAAAGGATGAGGTGGGAACTCTTGCGGAAAGTTTGCGGGAGACGGCAAATCAGTTGAAAATACGAATTGATTATATAAACAATCTTGCTTATGTAGATCCACTTACCGGTATAATGAATAATACAGCTTATTTGCAGGAGGTTTCTTTAATAAATATAGATGTACAAAAAAGGATAGGAGATTTCACAGTATTTGTTGTTGATGTAAATGGACTAAAAGCCATCAATGATAATTATGGTCATGATTATGGAAATAAGCTTATCATGGCTGCAACCAAGATTCTTACAGGAGTTTTTGGATATGAGAATGTTTATCGCATAGGAGGCGATGAATTTGCAGCAATTATGAAGAATATCAGTAGCGAAGTATGTGGTGAGCTTAAACAGGAATTTGAAAGCCCGGGGGGAGAATAG